One Flagellimonas sp. CMM7 genomic region harbors:
- a CDS encoding glycosyltransferase family 39 protein encodes MVNNAKKIPLAWLLASASFVSIIIVSYLKTSLELEDAEQAYYSQWWRLGYDDQPPLYTWIQKAINSVFGVTEFSFSFLRGILFGAVILSFYKLAKKVLNNKVKAEVMVLGLAFVPVFIDFAFRRLSHTLLLCFMVIVTLLVIVQLIEKRSVYNYLFLGVCFGFGMLSKYNYSIFLMMVLGVSFFDASLKRIIWNPKLLVSCIIAFLLFSPNFYWLIQGEYLGFIGESIGTKLETEGKGIPVLTPLLETTVAFLEMVFPLILAVALFLLLKKVRWNASNTPKWLRNMGILQITVLLLFFMFMNVQEVQARWLLPLLLPYLIWLIGNLDIAGEKVIKWGVPLFLLILVFQTLRTPAERFLGITSDIHFDYSGLSNKLNTEYSEAIWVLPNVTYGGQIRLYNPKKELFTLDDFSIPESKKYDEPHVILSSLSRLSESLMPTDSLLQYGPDKENLYFFEVYGTENLPFHSSSTSEN; translated from the coding sequence GTGGTAAACAATGCGAAAAAGATACCGTTAGCTTGGTTATTGGCGTCCGCATCTTTTGTTTCCATAATTATCGTTAGTTATCTAAAAACTTCTCTGGAATTAGAAGATGCGGAGCAAGCCTATTATTCGCAATGGTGGAGGCTGGGGTATGATGATCAACCCCCATTATATACTTGGATTCAAAAAGCGATTAACAGCGTTTTTGGAGTAACCGAATTTTCTTTTTCCTTTTTACGAGGAATTCTTTTTGGAGCCGTAATCCTGTCTTTTTATAAACTTGCTAAAAAAGTCCTTAACAATAAGGTAAAGGCTGAGGTTATGGTATTGGGTTTAGCTTTCGTTCCCGTTTTTATTGATTTTGCTTTCAGAAGGCTATCACATACTTTATTACTTTGTTTTATGGTTATAGTGACACTTCTGGTAATAGTGCAATTAATAGAAAAGAGATCCGTCTACAACTACCTTTTTCTAGGTGTTTGCTTTGGTTTTGGAATGCTTTCCAAATATAACTATTCAATATTTTTAATGATGGTTTTGGGAGTTTCTTTTTTCGATGCTTCGCTAAAACGGATTATATGGAACCCTAAACTTTTAGTATCCTGTATAATCGCTTTTCTGCTCTTTTCCCCAAATTTTTATTGGTTGATACAGGGAGAGTATTTAGGTTTTATTGGCGAAAGCATTGGTACAAAATTAGAAACAGAAGGGAAGGGGATTCCTGTTTTAACCCCTCTGTTGGAAACTACCGTGGCTTTTTTAGAAATGGTATTTCCTTTAATCTTAGCAGTTGCTCTGTTTTTATTATTGAAAAAAGTGAGATGGAATGCTAGCAATACTCCAAAATGGTTGCGAAACATGGGGATTTTACAAATTACGGTGCTGTTGCTGTTTTTTATGTTTATGAATGTACAAGAAGTTCAAGCAAGGTGGTTGCTTCCATTGCTTTTGCCATACTTGATATGGTTGATAGGAAATTTAGATATAGCGGGTGAAAAAGTTATAAAATGGGGGGTGCCATTATTTTTATTGATTCTGGTGTTTCAAACTTTGCGTACCCCAGCGGAACGATTTCTTGGCATTACTTCAGATATCCATTTTGATTACTCAGGATTATCCAATAAACTGAATACGGAATATTCAGAGGCTATTTGGGTTTTACCCAATGTTACTTATGGGGGGCAGATTAGATTGTATAACCCTAAAAAGGAGCTGTTCACTTTGGACGACTTCTCCATTCCAGAATCCAAAAAGTATGATGAACCTCATGTCATCTTATCATCCCTGAGTAGACTTTCTGAAAGCTTAATGCCTACTGATAGTTTATTGCAATATGGTCCGGACAAAGAAAATTTATATTTTTTTGAAGTTTATGGAACAGAAAATTTGCCTTTCCATTCGTCATCTACCAGTGAAAATTGA
- a CDS encoding pyridoxamine 5'-phosphate oxidase family protein, with the protein MTTPFFKELCEELKLGATEKGHPFRYFVLGTLGLDNSIGQRMLVLRKVYQDLRLTFYTDNRSPKIAQLQKNNTVSGLFYNPTKMTQLRIEGKAIIETNKELLKANWDNIPINRQKEYNTSKSPGDSINNHTEIEYLSEKTHFSMVHIIPDKMDFLKLGNHYHTRVQFSLVDDEWKGKFSVP; encoded by the coding sequence ATGACTACTCCTTTTTTTAAAGAATTATGCGAAGAACTTAAGTTAGGGGCCACTGAAAAAGGGCATCCTTTCAGGTATTTCGTATTGGGAACCCTTGGGTTAGACAATTCTATTGGGCAACGCATGCTTGTTTTAAGAAAAGTATATCAAGATTTGCGATTAACGTTTTATACGGATAATCGTTCCCCTAAAATAGCGCAGTTGCAAAAGAACAATACGGTTAGTGGGCTTTTTTATAATCCCACCAAAATGACACAATTAAGAATTGAGGGGAAAGCCATCATTGAGACTAACAAGGAACTATTAAAAGCGAACTGGGACAATATTCCTATAAATAGACAAAAAGAGTACAACACAAGTAAATCTCCTGGAGATTCTATAAACAATCATACTGAAATTGAATATCTAAGCGAAAAAACCCATTTTAGCATGGTGCATATTATTCCAGATAAAATGGATTTTTTAAAACTGGGAAATCACTATCATACGCGCGTTCAATTTTCACTGGTAGATGACGAATGGAAAGGCAAATTTTCTGTTCCATAA
- the guaA gene encoding glutamine-hydrolyzing GMP synthase — protein sequence MHNNVLILDFGSQYTQLIARRVRELNIYSEIKPYNNPPKDLSAYKAVILSGSPHSVRGDNVPHPDLSEIKGKKPLLGICYGAQYLAHFHGGNVAPSATREYGRANLSYVKEDEEFLKGIDENSQVWMSHSDTIKELPSGATRLASTQDVENAAFRIENEKTFGIQFHPEVYHTKDGKELLENFLVNIAGLQQDWTPDAFVETTVQELKEKIGDDKVILGLSGGVDSSVAAMLLHKAIGTHLHCIFVNNGLLRKNEFDSVLDQYKHMGLNVKGVDASARFLDALKGESDPETKRKIIGRVFIEVFDDEAHKVENAKWLAQGTIYPDRIESVSASGGPSAVIKSHHNVGGLPDYMKLKIVEPLQLLFKDEVRRVGRNLDMDAAILGRHPFPGPGLGIRILGDITAEKVSILQEVDAIFIDGLKKWGLYDKVWQAGAMLLPVNSVGVMGDERTYEKCVALRAVESTDGMTADWVNLPYEFLQKTSNDIINKVKGVNRVVYDISSKPPATIEWE from the coding sequence ATGCATAACAACGTACTTATCCTAGATTTTGGTTCCCAATACACACAGTTGATCGCAAGACGCGTTAGGGAGCTTAACATTTACTCAGAAATAAAACCTTATAACAATCCACCTAAGGATTTATCAGCCTATAAAGCGGTAATTCTTTCAGGGTCTCCTCATTCTGTTAGAGGGGATAATGTCCCGCATCCAGATTTATCTGAAATCAAAGGAAAAAAACCTTTGCTGGGCATCTGCTACGGAGCTCAATATTTGGCGCACTTTCATGGAGGTAATGTGGCACCATCAGCCACACGAGAATACGGAAGGGCTAATTTGTCCTATGTGAAGGAAGACGAGGAATTTTTAAAAGGTATTGATGAAAACAGTCAGGTTTGGATGAGCCATAGTGATACCATAAAAGAATTACCCAGTGGTGCAACACGCTTAGCAAGCACACAGGATGTAGAAAATGCTGCTTTTCGTATTGAAAATGAAAAAACGTTTGGCATTCAGTTTCATCCAGAAGTATATCATACAAAAGATGGTAAAGAGTTGTTGGAAAACTTTTTAGTAAACATTGCAGGTCTACAACAAGATTGGACCCCAGATGCATTTGTGGAAACCACCGTTCAAGAACTCAAAGAAAAAATTGGGGATGACAAGGTGATTTTGGGGCTTTCTGGAGGTGTGGATTCCAGTGTAGCGGCCATGTTACTGCATAAAGCTATAGGAACCCATTTACATTGCATTTTTGTGAACAACGGATTGTTACGTAAAAATGAGTTTGATAGCGTTCTTGACCAATATAAGCACATGGGGTTGAATGTAAAAGGTGTTGATGCTTCGGCACGTTTTTTGGATGCTTTGAAAGGAGAGTCGGATCCTGAAACCAAAAGAAAGATTATAGGGAGGGTTTTTATTGAAGTTTTTGATGATGAAGCACATAAGGTAGAAAATGCAAAATGGTTGGCACAAGGCACCATTTATCCTGACCGTATAGAATCGGTTTCAGCAAGTGGAGGCCCTTCAGCGGTCATTAAAAGTCATCATAATGTAGGTGGATTGCCTGATTATATGAAGTTGAAAATTGTAGAACCCTTGCAGTTGTTGTTTAAAGATGAGGTACGTAGGGTTGGAAGAAATTTAGATATGGATGCAGCAATTCTTGGTCGCCATCCTTTTCCTGGCCCAGGTTTGGGAATCCGTATTTTAGGTGACATTACAGCAGAAAAGGTGTCTATCTTACAAGAAGTGGATGCTATTTTTATTGATGGATTGAAAAAATGGGGATTATATGACAAGGTTTGGCAGGCCGGAGCTATGCTTTTGCCCGTAAATAGTGTAGGAGTAATGGGAGATGAACGGACATATGAAAAATGTGTAGCTTTAAGAGCTGTGGAAAGTACTGATGGTATGACGGCAGATTGGGTCAATTTGCCCTATGAATTCCTACAAAAGACATCCAATGATATAATAAATAAGGTCAAAGGCGTTAATAGAGTAGTGTATGACATTAGCTCAAAGCCACCTGCAACTATAGAATGGGAATGA
- a CDS encoding tetratricopeptide repeat protein gives MKTSILLLLVFFSYTLFTSAQENQRLDSLQSVLKTQEDDTLKVATLEELFLEEFYTDPSKAKKYIEQSLKLSKKLNFADGEGFANYYLGAGYYQTIGKNDSARYYINEALSIFKRIKHEEYVVKMTNALGVVEYTSGNYQKAIEYYNIGIDYSRKYKHWDNLANRLGNKSLAYINKGDYNLGVKYSIESLKLFDSLSSKSNTLQLKIHTATAAVRVGYAEMGLENHEKALEYFDRALDIYDGIDDVVHMGHTYSDIGNVHLELGNYDLAIENYLKALDISKEKKVPIMKGYVLVNLGKVYKKKGNYNKALSILMEGLPINKEFGTKDDLALNFKQLGHTYMKKGDPDQALTYFNKSIALADSIEAAEILSEASLNRAEVYHNLQQYRNAYLDQKKHQFINDSIFNAKKSQQIEELRTIYDTEKKEQQIALQDKEITVLEQQAEISTLQKVLLGIGLLLSLIGFYAIRQKLKRNKLEKEKVDAELAFKKKELTTHALHLAKKNEVLESLKQKAQELKENEESKKGYQQLIRTINFDLQDDNNWENFARYFEEVHKDFNSNVKLKFPDVTSNELRLMALLKMNLSSKEIANILNISPEGIKKARYRLRKKLDITTEDSLQDLVLSL, from the coding sequence ATGAAAACCTCAATATTACTCCTTTTAGTCTTTTTCAGCTATACCCTGTTCACTTCTGCACAAGAAAACCAAAGGTTAGACAGTCTGCAAAGTGTTCTTAAAACACAAGAAGATGATACCTTAAAAGTGGCCACTTTGGAGGAGTTGTTTTTAGAGGAGTTTTATACGGATCCCAGTAAAGCTAAAAAATATATAGAACAAAGCCTTAAGCTTTCTAAAAAATTGAATTTTGCGGATGGTGAAGGATTTGCCAATTACTATTTGGGTGCTGGCTATTATCAAACCATAGGAAAAAATGATTCTGCTAGGTATTATATCAATGAAGCGCTATCCATTTTCAAACGCATAAAGCACGAAGAATACGTCGTTAAAATGACCAATGCTTTGGGAGTTGTAGAATACACTTCTGGGAATTATCAAAAAGCAATCGAATATTATAATATCGGAATTGATTATTCAAGAAAATACAAACATTGGGACAACCTAGCAAATAGACTTGGGAACAAATCCTTGGCTTATATTAATAAGGGAGACTATAACCTTGGAGTCAAATACTCCATAGAATCCTTAAAACTATTTGACAGTTTAAGTTCAAAATCCAACACATTACAACTTAAAATTCATACCGCTACCGCTGCGGTGCGGGTAGGATATGCAGAAATGGGTTTAGAAAATCATGAAAAAGCATTGGAATACTTTGATCGCGCATTAGATATTTACGATGGAATAGATGATGTTGTGCATATGGGCCATACCTACTCAGATATTGGTAATGTTCATTTAGAGCTTGGCAATTATGATTTGGCCATCGAAAATTATCTCAAAGCACTGGACATCTCAAAAGAAAAAAAAGTTCCTATAATGAAAGGTTACGTTTTGGTCAATCTAGGAAAAGTCTATAAAAAGAAAGGCAATTATAACAAGGCTCTTTCCATTCTCATGGAAGGATTGCCCATTAATAAAGAGTTTGGAACAAAAGATGATCTTGCCCTTAATTTCAAACAGTTGGGACACACATATATGAAAAAAGGTGACCCTGATCAGGCTCTTACATATTTTAATAAGTCCATTGCTTTAGCTGACTCAATAGAAGCAGCTGAAATTTTATCTGAAGCCTCTTTAAACAGAGCTGAAGTATATCACAATCTTCAACAATATAGGAATGCATATCTGGATCAAAAGAAACATCAATTTATCAATGACAGTATTTTCAATGCAAAAAAATCTCAACAAATAGAGGAACTCCGAACCATTTATGATACAGAAAAAAAAGAGCAACAAATTGCATTGCAAGACAAGGAAATTACCGTTTTGGAACAACAGGCTGAAATCAGTACCCTTCAAAAAGTACTTTTGGGTATTGGTCTTTTACTCTCTTTAATTGGTTTTTACGCCATTCGCCAAAAATTAAAACGCAACAAACTCGAAAAAGAAAAGGTAGATGCCGAACTTGCCTTTAAAAAGAAAGAACTCACCACCCACGCACTGCATTTGGCCAAAAAGAACGAAGTTTTAGAAAGCCTAAAACAAAAGGCCCAAGAGCTCAAAGAAAACGAGGAATCCAAAAAGGGCTATCAGCAGCTTATTAGAACCATCAATTTTGATCTACAGGACGACAATAATTGGGAAAATTTTGCGCGTTATTTTGAAGAAGTACACAAAGATTTTAATAGCAATGTGAAGTTAAAATTTCCGGATGTTACTTCAAATGAACTTCGTTTAATGGCACTTTTAAAGATGAATCTGTCCTCAAAAGAGATTGCCAATATCCTTAATATTTCCCCTGAAGGGATAAAAAAAGCCCGTTATCGACTCCGCAAAAAGTTGGACATTACCACGGAAGATTCTTTACAAGATTTGGTGTTATCCCTTTAA
- a CDS encoding glycoside hydrolase family 65 protein, whose protein sequence is MKNTACTLLIFLVSISLHAQEDGWSISSKKVEKYTGVVAANGRIGILPEDKPFKTKSIILNNVYDKESPLGVSRILLGMNFANLEVEIDEEKITEENVSDWVQTLNMRTAGFTTSFLFKDKARVSYTIYALRNVQYSAYIDIQIEPLKNIDIRATGIIRTPDEYHSPNSTFRVLQDLETTMPILQTVAESRLGRHMVGTSATFIWHAINSTREHQRPELVHEQASAYDNRLTFGQTLKKGETFEFAWTGAQCSTQDFEDPQTESERFVIFNLLTPRSDLLDQHKKLWEDLWEGDIIIEGNLQDQLDVRLALYHLYAFSRGDSDLSIAPMGLSSQNYNGHIFWDTELWMFPPLLMLNQDIARSLVNYRSDRLGKAKEKAINFGYKGAMFPWESDDTGEEATPAWALTGTFEHHITADVAIAFWNYYRVSQNLDWLKTKGYPLMKEVADYWVSRSTKNEDGTYSIKNVVGANEFAPNVDDNAFTNGSAITALQYATEAAKTVGEIADPLWNEVASKIRILKFEDGTTKEHSTYAGERIKQADVNLLTYPLDVVNNEETVLKDLMYYEPKLAEEGPAMGQSVFAVIYARLGNTKEAYRLFRRSYEPNKRPPFGALAEAATSDNPYFATGAGGMLQVVLFGFGGLNITNEGILQKNPVLPKEWKSLTLKGIGPRKETFKVE, encoded by the coding sequence ATGAAAAACACAGCTTGTACACTGCTCATATTTTTAGTGAGCATTTCTCTTCATGCTCAAGAAGATGGATGGAGCATCTCTTCTAAAAAAGTAGAAAAATATACTGGTGTTGTTGCTGCAAACGGCAGAATTGGGATTCTACCAGAGGACAAACCCTTTAAAACAAAATCCATAATCCTTAACAATGTCTATGACAAAGAATCTCCTTTAGGTGTGAGTCGCATTCTATTGGGAATGAACTTTGCCAATTTGGAAGTCGAAATCGATGAAGAAAAAATTACCGAAGAAAATGTATCAGATTGGGTACAAACCTTGAACATGAGAACAGCAGGGTTCACCACCAGTTTTTTGTTTAAGGACAAAGCAAGGGTTTCCTATACCATCTATGCATTGCGCAATGTTCAATACTCAGCTTATATTGATATACAGATTGAGCCCTTAAAAAATATTGATATAAGGGCAACAGGAATCATTAGAACCCCGGATGAATATCATAGCCCAAACAGTACTTTTAGGGTACTTCAAGATTTGGAAACCACCATGCCTATTCTTCAAACTGTGGCAGAGAGTAGACTAGGTAGGCATATGGTGGGCACTTCTGCAACATTTATTTGGCATGCGATTAATTCCACAAGAGAGCACCAGCGGCCTGAACTTGTTCATGAGCAAGCTTCAGCTTACGATAACCGTCTAACCTTTGGACAAACATTGAAAAAGGGCGAAACTTTTGAATTTGCCTGGACAGGAGCTCAATGTTCAACACAAGATTTTGAGGACCCACAAACAGAATCGGAACGCTTTGTCATTTTTAATCTATTAACTCCGCGGTCTGATTTACTGGACCAACACAAAAAACTATGGGAAGACCTTTGGGAAGGCGATATTATTATTGAGGGGAATCTCCAAGATCAATTGGATGTTCGTTTGGCGCTATACCACCTTTATGCCTTTTCCAGAGGAGATTCAGATTTAAGCATAGCGCCTATGGGACTGTCCTCGCAAAATTATAATGGTCATATTTTTTGGGACACGGAGCTATGGATGTTCCCCCCATTGCTAATGTTAAACCAAGATATTGCACGTTCACTGGTGAATTATCGCTCAGACCGACTGGGCAAAGCCAAAGAGAAAGCCATCAACTTTGGGTATAAGGGCGCCATGTTTCCTTGGGAAAGTGATGATACCGGTGAAGAAGCTACGCCTGCGTGGGCTTTAACCGGGACTTTTGAACACCATATAACCGCCGATGTTGCCATTGCTTTTTGGAATTATTATAGAGTTTCCCAAAATCTCGATTGGTTAAAAACAAAGGGATATCCTCTTATGAAAGAAGTAGCGGATTATTGGGTAAGTCGTTCCACAAAAAATGAAGATGGGACTTATAGCATCAAAAATGTGGTGGGTGCCAATGAGTTTGCCCCCAATGTGGATGATAATGCCTTTACCAATGGTTCGGCCATAACGGCATTGCAATATGCCACAGAAGCTGCAAAAACAGTTGGAGAAATAGCAGACCCACTGTGGAATGAGGTTGCTTCCAAAATCAGAATTTTAAAATTTGAAGATGGAACAACGAAGGAGCATTCCACATATGCCGGAGAACGCATTAAACAAGCAGATGTGAATTTATTGACCTACCCTTTGGACGTGGTAAACAATGAGGAGACGGTCTTGAAAGATTTAATGTACTACGAACCCAAATTGGCTGAAGAAGGACCGGCTATGGGGCAATCCGTGTTTGCTGTTATTTATGCACGCTTGGGAAATACCAAAGAGGCATACCGATTGTTTAGGAGAAGTTACGAACCTAACAAAAGACCCCCCTTTGGCGCTTTGGCCGAAGCCGCAACAAGTGATAATCCCTATTTTGCTACAGGCGCAGGAGGAATGCTTCAGGTGGTATTGTTTGGTTTTGGAGGTTTGAACATCACCAATGAAGGAATCCTTCAGAAAAACCCAGTTCTCCCTAAAGAATGGAAATCATTGACCCTAAAAGGGATTGGCCCTAGGAAAGAAACGTTCAAAGTAGAATAA
- the bshC gene encoding bacillithiol biosynthesis cysteine-adding enzyme BshC has protein sequence MEVDCIPFKETGYFSKLICDYLDQSENLQPFFNRFPLLENFENQLKEKKANYPTSNRIILSNALKHQYKGFSVTEATANHISLLEEENTFTIVTGHQLNLFTGPLYFLYKIISTINLTRQLKERYPDYDFVPIYWMATEDHDFDEINYFNFKGQKVQWNREASGAVGNLKTEGLDTVFNTFSSELGNTANANELKALFKSAYLEHENLSDATRFLANKLFGEYGLVIVDGDDLELKKLLVPFAKRDIFENLPFHKVSASIDILAEVSSDYNIQVNPREINYFYLLDGVRERIVEKDGVFHVNNTELSFSKENLVAELEKYPERFSPNVIARPLYQEVILPNLCYIGGGGELAYWLELKSYFEAVDVTFPMLLLRNSALVMTQKQAKKVEKLSLKISDLFLKQNSFINKRIREISNIDIDFSPQKELLEEQFQTLYKLAEETDKTFLGAVKAQEVKQKKGLDALEKRLLQAQKRKLKDHVVRMTDIQNELFPNLSLQERQLNFSELYLELGTQLIPKLMDSLDPLSNNFTLLKTI, from the coding sequence ATGGAAGTAGATTGTATACCTTTTAAGGAAACGGGTTATTTTTCTAAACTTATTTGCGATTATCTTGACCAGAGCGAGAACTTGCAACCGTTTTTTAACAGATTTCCCCTATTAGAAAACTTTGAAAATCAATTAAAAGAGAAGAAGGCCAACTATCCTACTTCCAATAGGATTATTCTCTCTAATGCTCTTAAACATCAGTATAAGGGCTTTTCGGTTACGGAGGCTACAGCAAACCATATTTCTTTGTTAGAAGAAGAAAACACTTTTACAATAGTTACTGGGCATCAGCTAAACCTTTTTACAGGACCATTATATTTTTTATACAAGATTATTTCCACCATCAATTTAACAAGACAACTGAAGGAACGATATCCTGATTACGACTTTGTTCCCATATATTGGATGGCTACTGAAGACCATGACTTTGATGAAATAAACTATTTCAATTTTAAAGGACAGAAAGTTCAATGGAACAGAGAAGCTTCTGGAGCAGTTGGAAATTTGAAGACAGAGGGATTAGATACTGTTTTTAATACATTTTCTTCTGAACTCGGGAATACGGCAAACGCCAATGAGTTGAAAGCGTTGTTTAAAAGTGCTTATCTAGAACATGAGAACTTGTCAGATGCTACTCGTTTTCTTGCAAATAAATTGTTTGGAGAATATGGTTTGGTGATTGTTGATGGGGATGATTTAGAACTAAAGAAACTATTGGTTCCTTTTGCCAAACGGGATATTTTTGAAAACCTTCCATTTCACAAAGTTTCGGCGTCTATTGATATATTAGCAGAAGTATCCTCTGATTATAACATACAAGTAAATCCAAGAGAGATAAACTACTTCTATCTTTTGGATGGTGTTAGAGAACGAATTGTGGAAAAGGATGGGGTTTTTCATGTCAATAATACAGAGCTGTCCTTTTCAAAGGAAAACCTTGTTGCGGAACTTGAAAAATACCCTGAACGTTTTTCGCCTAACGTAATTGCCCGCCCGTTGTACCAAGAAGTTATTCTTCCCAATCTCTGCTATATTGGAGGAGGGGGAGAGCTCGCATATTGGTTGGAGCTTAAATCTTATTTTGAAGCTGTAGATGTGACTTTTCCAATGTTGTTACTGCGTAACTCTGCCTTGGTCATGACGCAAAAGCAAGCGAAAAAAGTTGAAAAACTCAGTTTAAAGATTTCTGACCTTTTTTTAAAGCAAAATAGCTTTATCAATAAAAGAATAAGAGAAATTTCTAATATTGATATTGATTTTTCACCTCAAAAAGAACTTTTAGAAGAGCAGTTCCAAACATTGTACAAACTTGCAGAAGAAACCGATAAAACCTTTTTAGGAGCAGTAAAGGCCCAAGAGGTAAAACAAAAAAAGGGACTGGATGCATTGGAAAAAAGGTTGTTGCAAGCACAAAAGAGAAAGTTGAAGGACCATGTTGTTAGAATGACGGATATCCAAAACGAGCTTTTTCCTAACCTATCGCTACAAGAACGACAACTTAATTTTTCGGAACTGTATTTGGAATTGGGTACTCAGCTTATCCCAAAATTAATGGATAGTTTAGATCCGCTCTCAAACAACTTTACACTACTGAAAACAATTTAA
- the pgmB gene encoding beta-phosphoglucomutase, giving the protein MIKGFIFDLDGVITDTAESHYNAWKKLSDDMGWDFDHEVNDKLRGISRMDSIQVILDHNNTTLDEKTLAALATKKNDIYVASLETMTPEDYLPGAKELLTHLRTEGFSVALGSASKNAVKVLEQLNASGYFDVIGDGNSVSKSKPEPDIFLYGAEKLNLQPEECIVFEDAESGIDAAKAGGFYSVGIGPEERVGHANLRFDTMAEATLFEIKSYFKDLF; this is encoded by the coding sequence ATGATTAAAGGATTTATCTTCGATTTAGACGGGGTTATTACCGATACTGCAGAATCTCATTACAATGCATGGAAAAAACTGTCCGATGATATGGGCTGGGATTTTGACCATGAGGTCAATGATAAACTCCGGGGTATTTCCCGTATGGATTCTATTCAAGTTATCCTGGACCATAACAACACTACTTTAGATGAGAAGACTTTAGCTGCACTTGCTACTAAAAAAAATGATATCTATGTTGCCAGTCTTGAGACCATGACTCCAGAGGATTACTTACCAGGAGCCAAAGAATTATTGACCCATTTAAGAACAGAAGGGTTTAGTGTAGCACTGGGAAGTGCCAGTAAAAATGCAGTAAAAGTACTGGAACAGCTCAATGCATCTGGGTATTTTGATGTTATTGGCGATGGAAACAGCGTTTCTAAAAGTAAACCTGAACCAGATATTTTTCTCTATGGTGCTGAAAAATTAAATCTGCAACCTGAAGAATGTATTGTTTTTGAAGATGCAGAAAGTGGTATAGATGCTGCCAAAGCGGGCGGATTTTATAGTGTGGGAATAGGGCCAGAAGAACGTGTAGGCCATGCCAATTTGCGGTTTGACACCATGGCAGAAGCCACATTATTCGAAATAAAATCTTATTTTAAAGACTTGTTTTAA